The following proteins come from a genomic window of Candidatus Thiodiazotropha sp. CDECU1:
- a CDS encoding Crp/Fnr family transcriptional regulator, giving the protein MQCSHLALVIEGSARVYKIGENGREITLYRIGPGESCILTASCIMSQKPFPAFAVSEQPIQALMVSTADVVRWSNHEPAWRDYLFKLISDRLSDVISVVEEVAFRRVDRRLAGYLLQHTTDDSDRIQVTHQSIASDLGTSREVVSRILKDFEQQGFISITRGAITLEDRHALNSKSSE; this is encoded by the coding sequence ATGCAGTGCAGCCACCTGGCACTGGTGATCGAAGGTAGCGCCAGGGTCTATAAAATTGGTGAGAATGGACGGGAAATCACGCTCTACCGGATAGGCCCGGGTGAGAGTTGCATCCTTACAGCGTCCTGTATCATGAGCCAAAAACCCTTCCCCGCCTTTGCCGTCAGCGAACAACCGATACAGGCACTGATGGTATCCACTGCCGATGTGGTGCGCTGGTCAAATCATGAGCCGGCATGGAGAGACTACCTTTTCAAGCTCATCAGTGACCGCCTCAGCGATGTGATCAGTGTCGTCGAGGAGGTTGCATTCCGACGGGTCGATCGCAGGCTTGCCGGGTATCTGCTGCAACATACCACTGATGACAGCGACCGCATACAGGTCACGCATCAATCGATCGCTTCAGATCTGGGCACTTCCCGTGAAGTGGTCAGTCGAATATTAAAGGACTTTGAGCAACAGGGTTTTATTTCCATCACCCGTGGCGCAATAACCCTGGAGGATCGACATGCTCTAAACAGTAAAAGCAGCGAGTGA
- a CDS encoding PhoH family protein, giving the protein MSEKRSNNTRLFVLDTNVLMHDPSALFRFKEHDIYLPMVVLEELDKGKKGMSEVARNVRQTSRFLDELMSNVPQSAICDGIPLNTLQLNGGIEALSGHLFFQTKPLSGDLPSALPGNTPDNTILATALSLQSEYPNRQIILVSKDINLRIKAAVVGIHAEDYSNDKVLEDVNLLYSGIESLPEAFWEQHTKELESWQEEGRTFYRVVGPDTEIWHPSQCLHLPGDDGLQAIVRKKEENSATIELVEDYTNPKHAVWGITARNQEQNFALNLLLDPDLDFVSLLGTAGTGKTLLTLAAGLVQTLDLNLYREIIMTRVTVPVGEDIGFLPGTEEEKMTPWMGALMDNLEVLTQTEGGEWGRAATEDLLRSRIRIHSLNFMRGRTFLNKYIILDEAQNLTPKQMKTLVTRAGPGTKIVCLGNVAQIDTPYLTETTSGLTYAVDRFKNWPHSGHITLQRGERSRLADYASENL; this is encoded by the coding sequence ATGTCTGAAAAACGATCCAATAATACCCGTCTTTTTGTCCTCGATACCAATGTGCTGATGCACGATCCTTCAGCCCTATTCCGCTTCAAGGAGCACGATATCTACCTGCCGATGGTGGTATTGGAGGAGCTGGATAAGGGCAAAAAGGGCATGTCAGAGGTCGCCAGGAATGTGCGTCAAACCAGCCGCTTCCTCGACGAGCTGATGAGCAATGTCCCTCAATCCGCCATTTGCGATGGTATACCTCTCAACACACTGCAGTTGAATGGCGGTATCGAAGCCCTGAGTGGCCACCTGTTTTTCCAGACCAAGCCGCTCAGCGGCGACCTGCCATCGGCCCTGCCGGGCAATACCCCGGACAATACCATCCTCGCCACCGCTCTCAGCCTGCAGTCGGAATATCCCAACCGGCAGATCATTCTGGTATCGAAGGATATCAATCTGCGGATCAAGGCAGCCGTGGTGGGCATCCATGCAGAGGACTACTCCAATGACAAGGTCCTGGAGGACGTAAATCTCCTCTACAGCGGCATAGAGAGCCTGCCTGAGGCCTTCTGGGAGCAACATACCAAGGAGCTTGAATCCTGGCAGGAGGAGGGTCGCACCTTCTATCGTGTCGTCGGACCCGATACAGAGATCTGGCATCCAAGCCAATGCCTGCATCTGCCTGGCGATGATGGACTGCAGGCGATTGTCAGGAAGAAGGAGGAGAATAGTGCCACCATTGAGCTGGTGGAGGACTACACCAATCCCAAGCACGCCGTGTGGGGCATCACAGCACGCAACCAGGAGCAGAATTTTGCCCTGAATCTGTTGCTTGACCCTGATCTCGATTTCGTTTCGTTACTTGGCACGGCCGGCACCGGTAAGACCCTGCTCACCCTGGCCGCCGGCCTGGTGCAGACACTGGATCTCAACCTATACCGGGAAATCATCATGACCCGGGTCACGGTACCGGTTGGAGAGGATATCGGCTTTCTGCCTGGTACTGAAGAGGAGAAGATGACACCCTGGATGGGGGCGTTAATGGATAATCTTGAGGTACTCACCCAGACGGAGGGCGGCGAGTGGGGACGGGCCGCTACCGAAGACCTGCTGCGCAGCCGAATCCGCATCCATTCTCTCAACTTCATGCGGGGACGCACCTTTCTCAACAAGTACATCATTCTTGATGAGGCCCAGAACCTGACCCCAAAACAGATGAAAACACTGGTCACCCGAGCCGGACCCGGCACCAAGATCGTCTGTCTTGGGAATGTGGCGCAGATCGATACTCCCTATTTGACGGAGACCACCTCGGGCCTGACCTACGCCGTCGATCGCTTCAAGAACTGGCCACATAGCGGCCATATCACGCTACAGAGAGGCGAAAGGTCACGTCTTGCGGACTATGCATCAGAGAATCTCTAA
- a CDS encoding peroxiredoxin, whose translation MPAITIGKPVPDIELAATGDKKISLTDLHGKPIVLYFYPKASTPGCTQEGLDFKAAIAKFRRQSAIILGVSRDSLKAQENFKQKQGFPFDLLADKEEKLCHAFDVIKMKSMYGKQVRGIERSTFLIDESGHLRWEWRKVKVKGHVEEVLETLKAMRAGKLV comes from the coding sequence ATGCCCGCCATCACCATCGGAAAGCCCGTACCCGATATTGAGCTAGCTGCCACCGGTGACAAGAAAATCAGCCTCACCGACCTTCATGGCAAACCCATAGTGCTCTATTTCTATCCTAAAGCAAGCACCCCAGGTTGTACCCAGGAGGGACTGGATTTCAAGGCGGCGATTGCAAAATTCAGACGTCAGTCCGCAATCATCCTAGGGGTCTCTAGGGACAGCCTTAAAGCCCAGGAAAATTTCAAGCAAAAACAGGGCTTTCCTTTTGATTTGCTCGCAGATAAAGAGGAGAAACTTTGTCATGCTTTCGACGTCATAAAAATGAAATCCATGTATGGGAAACAGGTACGTGGTATTGAACGCAGTACTTTTCTGATCGACGAAAGCGGGCATCTGCGCTGGGAGTGGCGCAAGGTAAAAGTCAAGGGACATGTAGAAGAAGTGCTGGAAACCCTGAAGGCGATGCGAGCCGGAAAACTTGTCTGA
- a CDS encoding glycine cleavage system protein R — translation MSTPKNYLVISALGKDQPGIVKALSRKILDEGCNITDSRMTVLGGEFAILLLIEGPWNTLAKLESAVPELQEDLALTIICKRTEGKVRSNNLLPYMVEVVSMDHPGIVNQLAEFFSERDINIEDMVTTSYSAAHTGTPMFSVHMSVGIPSDIHIAALREEFMDYCDGLNLDAVIEPIKG, via the coding sequence ATGTCCACGCCAAAGAATTACCTGGTCATCTCAGCACTTGGAAAGGATCAGCCTGGGATTGTCAAAGCCCTATCGAGAAAGATACTTGATGAAGGGTGTAATATCACTGACAGTAGAATGACGGTATTGGGGGGTGAATTCGCAATCCTGCTGTTGATTGAAGGACCCTGGAACACCCTGGCCAAGCTTGAATCCGCCGTTCCTGAGCTCCAGGAGGATCTGGCGCTCACCATCATCTGTAAGCGTACGGAAGGCAAGGTTCGCAGCAACAACCTCCTGCCCTATATGGTCGAAGTCGTCTCTATGGACCATCCTGGCATCGTCAATCAGCTGGCTGAATTCTTCTCTGAACGGGATATCAATATCGAGGATATGGTGACAACCAGCTATTCAGCGGCCCATACCGGTACCCCTATGTTTTCTGTGCATATGAGCGTCGGCATACCCTCTGACATTCACATTGCGGCTCTGCGGGAAGAGTTCATGGACTATTGCGATGGTTTGAATCTGGATGCCGTCATCGAACCCATCAAAGGCTGA
- the bamC gene encoding outer membrane protein assembly factor BamC yields MQSTFALLLITYISLTLVGCSSGGGYFSDSERVYRSQKETVDDLEIPPDLTRSSIQDAMAIPGAGSASYEEYANKRGSDNRPALPETDKVLPEFDNIRVERDGDQRWLVINAQPQAVWSKIIEFWRSNGLLLVEQDPTIGIMRTDWLESRADIKQGVITEFFRKTLGSIYSSATRDQFRVRLEKGLESGTTELYLTHRGMEEKLKEDVSGNADTTYWTPRPNDPGIEAAMLRSIMVYLGVASEKAEVALAKDETRQQRSQLIKTGERSELWINEGFARAWRLTGVALDRVGFAVEDRDRSSGIYFVRYSELSGASQEEKGFFSRFAFWRDDEDSIDKESQYQVKLLELDQGTQVLIKNQDGSEAEINAAGRILTMIHEQIR; encoded by the coding sequence ATGCAATCAACTTTCGCTTTACTGTTGATCACTTATATTTCCTTAACCCTTGTAGGATGCAGCTCCGGTGGCGGCTACTTTTCGGACTCTGAGAGGGTTTACCGTTCCCAGAAGGAGACGGTTGACGATCTCGAGATACCACCTGATCTCACCCGTTCCTCAATCCAGGATGCAATGGCGATTCCTGGTGCCGGAAGCGCCTCCTATGAAGAGTATGCCAACAAGCGAGGTAGCGACAATCGTCCAGCTCTGCCCGAGACAGATAAGGTGTTGCCGGAATTCGACAATATACGGGTTGAACGTGACGGTGATCAGCGCTGGCTTGTGATCAATGCACAACCCCAGGCCGTATGGTCCAAGATCATTGAGTTTTGGCGCAGTAACGGACTCCTGTTGGTGGAGCAGGATCCAACCATCGGTATCATGAGAACCGACTGGCTGGAGAGCCGGGCCGATATCAAGCAGGGTGTAATCACCGAGTTTTTTCGCAAGACCCTTGGCAGCATCTACTCTTCAGCTACCCGTGATCAGTTCCGGGTACGTCTGGAAAAAGGGCTTGAGTCCGGAACCACCGAACTCTATCTGACTCACCGGGGCATGGAGGAGAAGCTGAAGGAGGATGTGAGTGGTAACGCCGATACAACCTATTGGACCCCGCGACCCAACGATCCAGGTATCGAGGCCGCCATGCTGCGCAGTATCATGGTCTATCTCGGGGTGGCGAGTGAAAAGGCGGAAGTGGCCCTGGCCAAGGATGAGACGAGGCAACAACGCTCCCAGTTGATCAAAACCGGTGAACGCTCAGAACTCTGGATTAATGAAGGCTTTGCCCGGGCATGGCGATTGACCGGGGTTGCCCTCGACCGGGTCGGGTTTGCTGTGGAGGACAGGGATCGCTCTTCCGGTATCTATTTCGTCCGTTACAGCGAGTTATCGGGAGCAAGCCAGGAAGAGAAGGGCTTCTTTTCCAGATTCGCATTCTGGCGGGATGATGAAGACAGTATCGACAAGGAGAGTCAATACCAGGTCAAACTCCTGGAACTTGATCAGGGGACCCAGGTATTGATTAAAAACCAGGATGGTAGCGAAGCGGAGATCAATGCGGCTGGACGAATCCTCACTATGATACACGAGCAGATTCGCTGA
- a CDS encoding AI-2E family transporter gives MQVVTNWFKRYFSDPQIVFLTLFLLLFFGIVITMGDMLAPVLASIVIAYLLEGVISQLERRSWPRFPSVLIVFVLFLLFVTLVLFGLLPLLSNQVTDFLQQLPIMISMGQQALMQLPERYPDLIPQEQVDQLIQQIRNEIASFAQQAVTWSLASVVGVITLIVYLILMPLLVFFFLKDKQLIVGWFVRYLPRHRRFAGTVWKDVDKQIANYVRGKFWEIVIIWVVSFVTFKLLGLNYALLLSMMVGLSVIIPYIGAAVVTIPVLFIAWFQWGWGSDFAWLAVAYFIIQALDGNVLVPLLFSEVVNLHPVAIIVAILVFGGFWGFWGVFFAIPLATLVQAVLVAWPKRIEDVGVEEG, from the coding sequence ATGCAGGTTGTAACAAACTGGTTCAAACGTTACTTTTCCGATCCACAAATCGTCTTCCTGACGCTTTTTCTGCTGCTTTTTTTTGGGATTGTCATCACCATGGGGGATATGCTCGCCCCGGTGCTGGCGAGCATCGTTATTGCCTATCTATTGGAAGGTGTTATTTCCCAACTGGAGAGACGCTCATGGCCGAGATTCCCATCGGTACTGATAGTCTTTGTCCTGTTCCTGCTATTTGTCACCCTGGTGCTGTTTGGGCTGTTGCCGCTGTTATCCAACCAGGTCACAGATTTTCTACAACAGTTGCCGATCATGATATCCATGGGACAACAGGCGTTGATGCAACTGCCGGAACGTTATCCGGACCTGATTCCACAGGAGCAGGTCGACCAACTGATCCAACAGATCCGCAACGAGATAGCCTCATTCGCACAACAGGCAGTGACCTGGTCCCTCGCCTCAGTCGTTGGTGTGATCACCTTGATTGTGTATCTGATTCTGATGCCGCTGCTGGTGTTCTTCTTCTTGAAGGACAAGCAGTTGATCGTCGGTTGGTTTGTCAGGTATCTCCCCAGACATCGACGCTTTGCCGGTACGGTCTGGAAGGATGTGGACAAGCAGATTGCCAACTATGTCAGAGGCAAGTTTTGGGAGATTGTCATTATATGGGTGGTCAGTTTTGTCACCTTCAAATTGCTTGGATTGAACTATGCTCTGCTGCTTTCGATGATGGTTGGGCTGTCGGTTATCATTCCCTATATCGGGGCGGCTGTGGTTACCATCCCCGTGCTCTTCATCGCCTGGTTTCAATGGGGGTGGGGTAGTGACTTCGCATGGCTGGCCGTAGCCTATTTCATCATCCAGGCATTGGATGGCAACGTGCTGGTACCGCTGCTGTTTTCCGAGGTGGTCAACCTGCACCCGGTTGCTATCATCGTGGCCATTCTGGTATTTGGCGGTTTCTGGGGCTTTTGGGGTGTCTTTTTCGCAATCCCCCTGGCCACGTTGGTACAGGCGGTGCTGGTGGCTTGGCCGAAGCGGATCGAGGATGTGGGTGTTGAAGAGGGTTAG
- the dapA gene encoding 4-hydroxy-tetrahydrodipicolinate synthase, with the protein MFQGSMVAMITPMVEDGSLDDAALRALVEFHIQQGSDAIVAVGTTGESATLDEEEHCDVIRRVVDYAAGRLPVIAGTGANSTREAVSLTECAKQGGADACLLVTPYYNKPTQEGLFQHHKAIAEAVDIPQILYNVPGRTACDMLPETIARLAQVPNIIGVKEATGDLSRLQRLRELCDDSFQFYSGDDATGCEFLLQGGHGVISVTANAAPRLMHEMSVAALAGRTEEARAIDARLAGLHSALFVESSPIPVKWVMMKLGLAQRGIRLPLTWLTPAAEDEVEQAMRQADIL; encoded by the coding sequence ATGTTTCAGGGCAGTATGGTAGCAATGATCACTCCCATGGTGGAGGACGGCAGCCTGGACGATGCCGCTTTACGCGCGCTGGTAGAGTTTCATATCCAGCAAGGTAGTGACGCGATTGTCGCAGTCGGCACGACCGGCGAGTCAGCCACTCTGGACGAAGAGGAGCATTGTGATGTAATTCGGCGGGTGGTCGACTACGCGGCTGGCAGATTGCCTGTGATTGCAGGTACTGGTGCCAATTCGACCCGTGAAGCGGTCTCTCTGACCGAATGCGCCAAACAGGGTGGCGCGGATGCCTGCCTGCTGGTGACCCCCTATTACAACAAGCCCACCCAAGAGGGACTATTCCAGCATCACAAGGCGATTGCCGAGGCGGTGGATATTCCCCAGATCCTCTACAATGTACCGGGGCGTACCGCCTGCGACATGCTGCCTGAGACTATCGCTAGATTGGCTCAGGTGCCGAATATCATCGGCGTCAAGGAAGCAACAGGGGATCTATCCCGCCTGCAACGGCTGCGTGAGCTGTGTGATGACTCATTTCAGTTCTATAGTGGCGATGATGCCACAGGCTGTGAATTCCTGTTGCAGGGTGGTCACGGAGTCATCTCAGTGACCGCGAATGCGGCACCGCGTCTGATGCACGAAATGAGTGTTGCCGCACTGGCGGGACGGACCGAAGAGGCACGGGCGATCGATGCCAGGCTGGCCGGTCTGCACAGCGCCCTATTCGTGGAATCCAGTCCCATCCCGGTGAAGTGGGTAATGATGAAACTGGGTCTGGCACAGCGTGGAATCCGATTGCCATTGACCTGGCTGACCCCCGCGGCTGAGGATGAGGTCGAGCAAGCGATGCGGCAGGCCGATATACTGTGA
- a CDS encoding ATP-binding protein, which yields MTDPNEEAIKIKKERVRLLYANGTTLIVANLIAGLIFLYLNKAWENQLGVIWAGLLAAVLIAQTVLTVIVRRSSLERIQMWRYALLPGIFMLGLLWAAALIHLLTYPMDTDYLVIDLVLIGTIFLLTALLLTIDTFFSVIFVLTATALVVLSISGNEDLISNEFLIGMIAYALALLILSAWMMVYQQGFLLLAANRVLLHERMVASETELSEMRSRLVVENDQRQSVEQELFLAKEAAESANLAKSEFLATMSHEIRTPLNGILPILDMLLETRLDTEQKQFVATALNSSQVLLSIINDILDFSKIEAGKLDLEFIDITLNEVVSQVTSLMKNAADRRSLKLSHNIARDVPRVVRGDPIRLRQILTNLVSNAVKFTERGDVTVEVATRQSTRTEVELLFAVRDTGIGMSDEQVERLFEPFSQADASTTRKHGGTGLGLVICKRLTELMGGRIGVKSQIGKGSYFWFVLPMRKSLQEIPSSRRNLHDIRTLLLAAKTNQETAVLANSLKELGMLLEQTDDQYDALSKLKTSANLGASWRYELIVIDAGFSSINLLQVVSSAREIAHMRDVNVLAINVPEESIETLEGLEIECISGGGMSKEVKQRLYRIFDVEQISAASTTPEEIPIPRLPDDHLNWLDKQGKSVSQSTGSERAEDREATIQHTRLAGRVLVVEDNPVNQAVVKKMLEKAGLSPITANDGVEAMDAMHQEQFDVVLMDCQMPRMDGYEATEAIRDRETTQGLMRTPVIAMTANAMAGDRERCLAVGMDDYLSKPVKPAQLENMLRQWLPMEEMISQGEESLVMEQVSGGDDVLVASVDASSEDLQSTGESGMPASGMIDRSVLEELYEIMEDEFVSVLESYLKSAPGLMHGIRDAVKDRDMDALVKSAHPLKSSSANVGAMELSILARELEFKGRQNDTSGLVDNYNQAADVYRRTVTELKTIVDRGSIH from the coding sequence ATGACAGATCCAAACGAAGAAGCGATTAAGATAAAAAAAGAGCGAGTGCGGTTGTTATATGCAAACGGCACCACGCTTATTGTTGCCAATCTTATTGCCGGACTGATCTTTTTATATCTTAATAAGGCTTGGGAAAACCAGCTGGGAGTGATCTGGGCGGGTCTGCTTGCTGCGGTACTGATAGCACAAACGGTATTGACTGTCATTGTCCGGCGAAGTTCTCTGGAACGAATCCAGATGTGGCGTTATGCACTGTTGCCAGGCATATTTATGCTCGGCCTGTTGTGGGCCGCCGCACTTATCCATTTGTTGACCTACCCCATGGATACCGACTACCTGGTCATTGACCTGGTGTTGATAGGGACAATTTTTCTCCTCACTGCGTTACTCCTGACAATCGATACCTTTTTTAGCGTCATTTTCGTCTTGACCGCCACTGCGCTGGTGGTTCTGAGTATTTCTGGGAATGAGGATCTTATCTCCAATGAGTTTCTGATTGGCATGATTGCCTATGCCTTGGCGTTGTTGATTTTGTCGGCCTGGATGATGGTCTACCAACAGGGCTTCCTGCTGCTTGCCGCAAACCGTGTATTGCTGCATGAACGGATGGTCGCGTCCGAGACCGAGTTGAGTGAAATGCGAAGTCGTCTGGTTGTTGAGAATGATCAGCGGCAGTCGGTAGAGCAGGAGCTCTTTTTGGCTAAAGAGGCTGCAGAGAGTGCGAATCTGGCGAAGTCAGAGTTTTTGGCCACCATGAGCCATGAAATCAGGACCCCGCTGAACGGTATTCTGCCGATTCTTGATATGCTTTTGGAGACAAGGCTGGACACTGAGCAGAAGCAGTTTGTCGCCACTGCGCTCAACTCTTCCCAGGTATTGCTCAGTATCATCAACGATATTCTCGATTTCTCCAAGATAGAGGCGGGCAAGCTGGATCTGGAGTTTATCGATATCACATTGAATGAGGTTGTCAGTCAGGTGACCTCGTTGATGAAAAATGCCGCTGATCGCCGTAGTTTGAAACTGAGCCATAATATTGCCAGGGATGTCCCGAGGGTGGTACGCGGAGATCCCATCCGCCTGCGTCAGATTCTCACCAACCTGGTCAGTAATGCAGTCAAATTTACCGAGCGAGGCGATGTCACAGTGGAGGTTGCCACCCGTCAGTCGACGCGCACAGAGGTGGAATTGCTGTTTGCCGTCAGGGATACCGGCATAGGCATGTCGGATGAACAGGTAGAGCGACTTTTCGAACCCTTTTCTCAGGCCGACGCATCAACCACACGCAAGCATGGCGGCACTGGATTGGGTCTGGTTATTTGTAAGCGTTTGACCGAACTCATGGGTGGCCGGATTGGGGTGAAGTCGCAAATAGGAAAGGGATCCTATTTCTGGTTTGTTCTGCCGATGAGAAAATCACTCCAGGAGATTCCATCCAGCCGGCGGAATCTGCATGACATCCGCACCCTGTTGCTGGCAGCGAAGACCAATCAGGAAACCGCAGTACTGGCTAACTCGTTGAAGGAATTGGGGATGCTACTGGAGCAGACCGATGACCAGTACGATGCACTCTCCAAGCTGAAAACATCAGCCAATCTCGGTGCCAGCTGGCGCTATGAGTTGATTGTGATAGATGCTGGATTCTCCAGTATCAATCTGCTTCAGGTTGTCAGTTCCGCGCGTGAGATTGCGCATATGAGAGATGTCAATGTGCTCGCAATCAACGTGCCGGAGGAGAGTATCGAAACCCTAGAGGGACTGGAAATCGAGTGCATAAGTGGCGGTGGTATGAGCAAGGAGGTCAAACAGCGGCTATATAGAATATTTGACGTGGAGCAGATCTCTGCAGCATCAACCACACCCGAAGAGATCCCGATTCCCAGGTTGCCTGACGATCACTTAAATTGGCTCGACAAACAGGGTAAATCGGTGAGTCAGTCAACGGGGAGTGAAAGGGCAGAGGATCGAGAGGCGACAATCCAGCACACTCGACTGGCCGGTCGGGTGCTGGTGGTAGAGGACAATCCGGTCAACCAGGCGGTAGTGAAGAAAATGCTGGAGAAGGCAGGGCTTTCGCCGATAACGGCAAATGATGGTGTGGAAGCGATGGATGCCATGCATCAGGAGCAGTTCGATGTGGTGTTGATGGATTGTCAGATGCCACGCATGGACGGTTATGAGGCGACTGAGGCGATCAGGGACAGAGAGACAACCCAAGGACTGATGCGTACCCCAGTGATCGCCATGACTGCGAATGCCATGGCTGGGGACCGGGAAAGGTGTTTGGCGGTGGGCATGGATGACTATCTCTCCAAGCCAGTGAAACCGGCTCAGCTTGAGAATATGTTGCGTCAGTGGCTGCCCATGGAGGAGATGATCAGCCAGGGTGAAGAGAGTTTGGTGATGGAACAGGTCAGCGGTGGTGATGATGTCTTGGTTGCTTCAGTCGATGCATCGAGTGAAGATTTACAGAGTACAGGAGAGAGTGGTATGCCAGCTAGTGGCATGATAGATCGCAGCGTTTTGGAAGAGCTGTATGAGATTATGGAAGATGAATTTGTTTCCGTACTCGAGAGCTACCTGAAGAGTGCTCCTGGACTCATGCACGGCATCCGCGACGCGGTCAAGGATCGTGACATGGACGCCCTGGTGAAATCAGCCCACCCACTCAAGTCCAGCAGCGCCAATGTTGGTGCTATGGAACTATCCATACTGGCCCGGGAACTGGAGTTCAAGGGGCGTCAAAATGATACCTCCGGTCTGGTGGATAACTACAATCAAGCAGCAGATGTATATCGTCGAACCGTTACAGAACTGAAAACCATCGTCGATCGAGGCAGCATCCACTAA
- a CDS encoding YgaP family membrane protein codes for MTKNVGSIERIIRIIAGLAILAWGFLLSDPINWWGAIGAVPLVTGLVSFCPLWTVFGINTNKSA; via the coding sequence ATGACAAAAAATGTCGGTAGTATCGAACGTATAATCCGGATTATCGCGGGCCTGGCGATTCTTGCCTGGGGATTTCTTTTGAGTGACCCGATCAACTGGTGGGGTGCCATCGGTGCCGTCCCCCTTGTCACCGGTCTGGTCTCTTTTTGCCCCCTGTGGACAGTGTTTGGTATCAACACCAACAAGAGTGCCTGA